GGGGCCATCCTGGTGGCGGCGAGCGCGCGCGGCGTGTGCGCGGTGCTGCTGGGGGACGAGCCCGAGGCGCTGGTGCACGACCTCGAGCGCCGCTTCCCGCGCGCGACGTTGCTGGGCGCAGACCCCGCCTTCGAGAGGCTCGTGGCGCAGGTGGTGGGGCTCGTGGAGCAGCCCCGGCTCGGCCACGCGCTGCCCCTGGACGTGCGCGGCACGGCCTTCCAGCAGCGCGTGTGGCGTGCCCTGCAGGACATCCCCGCAGGGAGCACCGCGAGCTACGCGGAGGTGGCGCGGGCGATCGGCGCGCCGGGCAGCGTGCGCGCGGTGGCCGCCGCCTGCGCCGCCAACGCGCTCGCCGTGGCCATCCCCTGCCACCGGGTGGTGAAGAGCGACGGCGCCCTCTCCGGCTACCGCTGGGGCGTGGAGCGCAAGCGCGCGCTGCTCGAGCGCGAGGCCGCGCGATGAGGCCCGCACGCGCGCTCCCCGCCGAGCCCTCCGTGCCCGAGCGCCTCACGCGGGTGGACTGGGAGGCCGTCTCGCGCGAGCTGGACGCCCAGGGGGGCAGCGTGGTGCCCGGCCTGCTGCAGCCCGCGGAGTGCGAGGCGCTCGCCGCGCTCCATCCGCGCGAGGAGCTGTTTCGCAGCCGCGTCGTCATGGGCCGCCACGGCTTCGGGCGCGGCGAGTACCAGTACTTCGCCTACCCGCTGCCGCCGCTGGTCGCGCTGCTGCGCGAGCAGCTCTACCCGCGGCTCGCGCCGGTGGCCAACCGCTGGAGCGAGGCGCTGGGCCTGCCCACGCGCTTTCCCGAAGCGCACGCGCCCTTCGTCGAGCGCTGCCACGCCGCGGGCCAGCTGCGCCCCACGCCCCTGCTCTTGCAGTACGGCGAGGGGGACTACAACTGCCTGCACCAGGACCTCTACGGCGAGCACGTCTTCCCGCTGCAGGTGGCCTTCCTGCTCTCGGAGCCGGGGCGCGACTTCGAGGGCGGCGAGTTCGTGATGACCGAGCAGCGCCCGCGCATGCAGTCGCGGCCCATGGTGCTGCCGCTGCGCCAGGGCGATGCGGCGGTGTTCGCGGTGCACCACCGCCCGGTGCAGGGCACGCGCGGCGTGTACCGGGTGCAGCTGCGCCACGGCGTGAGCCGCCTTCGCGCGGGCCGCCGCCACACGCTGGGCCTCATCTTCCACGACGCGGCATGAGCGGCCCGCAGCTCACGCTCGACCTGGCCGGCGGGGCAGGGGAGACCATCGCGCTCGCCCCCGGGGCGCTGCTGCTGCGCGGCTACGCGCTGGCGGGCCTCGACGCGCTGCTCGCAGATGTCGAGTCTGTGCTCGCCCAGTCCCCGCCGCGCCACCTCACCACGCCCGGGGGCCTGCGCATGTCCGTCGCCATGACGAGCTGCGGGCCGCTGGGCTGGGTCTCGGACCGGCAGGGCTACCGCTACGCGGCGCTGGACCCGGAGCGTGGGGTGCCCTGGCCCGCGATGCCCGCCTCGTTCCAGCAGCTCGCCACCCGGGCCGCCGCGCGCGCGGGCTACGAGGGCTTCACCCCGGACGCCTGCCTCGTGAACCGCTACCTGCCCGGCGCGAAGCTCTCGCTGCACCAGGACAAGGACGAGCAGGACTACGGCGCCCCCATCGTCTCGGTGTCGCTGGGGCTGCCGGCGGTGTTCCTCTTCGGCGGCCTCGAGCGCAGCGAACGCCCGCAGCGCGTGCGGCTCGAGCACGGGGACGTGGTCGTCTGGGGCGGACCCTCGCGCCTGCGCTACCACGGCATCCTGCCGCTCGAGGACGGGC
This genomic interval from Aggregicoccus sp. 17bor-14 contains the following:
- a CDS encoding 2OG-Fe(II) oxygenase, whose product is MRPARALPAEPSVPERLTRVDWEAVSRELDAQGGSVVPGLLQPAECEALAALHPREELFRSRVVMGRHGFGRGEYQYFAYPLPPLVALLREQLYPRLAPVANRWSEALGLPTRFPEAHAPFVERCHAAGQLRPTPLLLQYGEGDYNCLHQDLYGEHVFPLQVAFLLSEPGRDFEGGEFVMTEQRPRMQSRPMVLPLRQGDAAVFAVHHRPVQGTRGVYRVQLRHGVSRLRAGRRHTLGLIFHDAA
- the alkB gene encoding DNA oxidative demethylase AlkB, whose product is MSGPQLTLDLAGGAGETIALAPGALLLRGYALAGLDALLADVESVLAQSPPRHLTTPGGLRMSVAMTSCGPLGWVSDRQGYRYAALDPERGVPWPAMPASFQQLATRAAARAGYEGFTPDACLVNRYLPGAKLSLHQDKDEQDYGAPIVSVSLGLPAVFLFGGLERSERPQRVRLEHGDVVVWGGPSRLRYHGILPLEDGHHARLGAQRLNLTFRKAR